One segment of Eschrichtius robustus isolate mEscRob2 chromosome 3, mEscRob2.pri, whole genome shotgun sequence DNA contains the following:
- the IGFN1 gene encoding immunoglobulin-like and fibronectin type III domain-containing protein 1 has translation MEILQGQSLDEVGGEAGLSGERGRGVAGAAQGSGTGLGDTRGRRRVVALGALEPSRGRGCSSTAGRGPESWGSRKGSDAAHGDWRCSLGSGESPGQTSECKDFQETPISGGGNIPLGHGGPEAKAGSSLQEAGDGGPRGSGDGGRGYKTSPGGPGGPGGWERGPQRLRGREGPETAGTFGEAEDGSSSPQDSRAWTAGQRGTGEAGRIGSEVPGPWDDTRSSPSKSGAHCGPGVLGSGGGQGGEGGTQVAGLMGSGRGVDDRSHRLRGPSGPGGTLGDTDGFRGAGAMGSEPDFWDGPRSSREKGPGGEMGHGDGVGGSGATESRFGDGFGDPRGAGLEYGAGYNDGSGRPGAVGSGRVGGRVASGALGGTESEEGGGDRHGSEVPGGMWSGNRDGCGPAGRGSEGLARPKGGLGGPDGGPVGDAGMCAEAGGASRGWGDTGPAGRHHPDGGLGSPGTAGSVGRGGLRASATVVTVGEEHTGAEPGGSGRIGPWGQTGGYGGFRAPGALGASGEGGHEDGSGASGSLRAAGKVRDADGARGLGAGASGDGASYGDATWGPQAPAPHAGVASESPGADESGVRQALEMVQEALEGLVQEALEGLVQEALEELVQGLRLVIGTI, from the exons atggagattttgcaggggcagagcctggatgAGGTGGGGGGAGAGGCTGGTCTGagtggggaaagggggagaggagtGGCAGGGGCAGCGCAGGGCAGCGGGACCGGCCTGGGGGACACCAGGGGCCGCCGCAGGGTGGTAGCTCTGGGGGCCCTGGAGCCTTCCAGAGGAAGAGGTTGTAGCTCCACGGCAGGCAGGGGCCCTGAGTCCTGGGGCTCTCGGAAAGGTAGTGATGCTGCCCATGGGGACTGGAGGTGCTCCTTGGGGTCAGGGGAGTCTCCAGGACAGACCTCTGAATGCAAGGACTTCCAGGAGACACCGATATCTGGTGGCGGGAACATCCCCCTGGGGCACGGGGGTCCTGAAGCCAAAGCTGGGTCTTCACTGCAGGAGGCAGGTGATGGAGGCCCACGGGGgtctggggatgggggaaggggctACAAAACTAGCCCTGGAGGCCCAGGGGGTCCCGGGGGCTGGGAAAGGGGCCCACAAAGGCTCAGGGGAAGGGAGGGCCCGGAGACGGCAGGGACCTTCGGCGAGGCAGAGGATGGCTCCAGCAGCCCCCAGGATTCCCGAGCCTGGACAGCCGGGCAGAGGGGAACAGGGGAGGCgggcagaatagggtctgaggtcCCAGGCCCTTGGGATGACACACGGTCCAGCCCCAGCAAATCCGGGGCCCACTGTGGGCCTGGAGTGCTGGGGTCTGGTGGGGGGCAAGGGGGTGAGGGAGGCACCCAGGTGGCTGGGCTGATGGGGTCTGGTCGGGGCGTGGATGACAGAAGCCACAGGCTAAGGGGTCCTTCAGGCCCTGGTGGGACACTGGGAGACACGGATGGGTTCAGAGGTGCAGGGGCCATGGGGTCTGAGCCAGATTTCTGGGATGGGCCGCGGAGCTCCAGGGAGAAAGGACCCGGAGGTGAGATGGGCCACGGGGATGGCGTGGGAGGCTCAGGGGCGACGGAGTCTAGATTTGGTGATGGCTTCGGGGACCCCAGGGGAGCAGGCCTTGAATACGGCGCTGGTTACAATGATGGCTCAGGGAGGCCGGGAGCCGTGGGGTCTGGTCGTGTTGGTGGCCGAGTCGCCTCTGGGGCCCTTGGGGGAACAGAGTCTGAGGAAGGGGGTGGTGACAGGCACGGCTCAGAGGTGCCCGGGGGAATGTGGTCTGGAAACAGAGATGGTTGTGGTCCTGCCGGAAGGGGGTCTGAGGGACTTGCTCGTCCCAAGGGTGGCTTGGGCGGCCCTGACGGAGGGCCCGTGGGTGACGCCGGGATGTGTGCAGAGGCCGGGGGGGCATCCAGAGGCTGGGGGGATACTGGCCCTGCAGGAAGGCATCATCCTGATGGCGGTCTGGGGAGTCCGGGGACAGCAGGGTCTGTGGGACGAGGTGGCCTCAGGGCCTCGGCCACAGTGGTGACTGTTGGGGAGGAACACACAGGGGCAGAACCAGGGGGCTCGGGGAGAATAGGGCCTTGGGGTCAGACTGGGGGTTACGGGGGCTTCAGAGCCCCGGGGGCTCTGGGGGCTTCTGGAGAAGGAGGCCATGAAGATGGCTCTGGGGCTTCAGGGTCTCTGAGGGCAGCGGGCAAAGTGCGAGATGCGGATGGAGCCAGGGGCCTTGGTGCTGGGGCCTCTGGAGATGGAGCCAGTTATGGGGATGCTACCTGGGGCCCCCAGGCACCAGCTCCTCACGCGGGGGTGGCCTCTGAGAGCCCGGGGGCTGATGAGTCTG GGGTGAGGCAGGCTTTAGAGATGGTTCAGGAGGCCTTGGAGGGATTGGTTCAGGAGGCCTTGGAGGGATTGGTTCAGGAGGCCTTGGAGGAATTGGTTCAGGGGCTAAGGCTGGTTATAGGGACGATTTAG